In Dunckerocampus dactyliophorus isolate RoL2022-P2 chromosome 14, RoL_Ddac_1.1, whole genome shotgun sequence, one DNA window encodes the following:
- the btaf1 gene encoding TATA-binding protein-associated factor 172 isoform X2 — protein MALSRLDRLFILLDTGTTPVTRKAAAQQLGEVVKLHPHELNSLLSKVLTYLRSPNWDTRIAAGQAVEAIVKNISEWNPAPKPKELSENLSPEDPACDRLSFYHFDISRLLKHGASLLGSAGAEFELQDDKIGEMDPKERLACQRKLLQKKLGLDIGAAIGMDTEELFNDEDLDYTCQPSGPRPHGSKITAGSSSRNHMAAELIDSEFRPGMSNRQKNKAKRLAKLVAKQRSRDMDTNEKSNDSFEGEPEEKRRKTTSVVVDQPATEHKVLINKISNNASLSEETQEWPLESFCEELCNDLFNPSWEIRHGAGTGLREILKSHGAGGGKLVGSTAEQMLRQHEEWIEDLVIRLLCVFALDRFGDFVSDEVVAPVRETCAQTLGVALRYMTETGVSMTVDVLLKLLKEDQWEVRHGGLLGIKYALAVRQDLISVLLPRLLPAITVGLQDLDDDVRAVAAAALIPVVEGLVQLLPDKVPFIVNTLWDALLDLDDLTASTNSIMTLLSSLLTYPQVQQCSMQQSLTVLVPRVWPFLRHTISSVRRAALETLFTLLSKSDQKCTVWINPILQDMLRHIFQCCILESNEEILELIQKVWMELLTQAPQQYVVAASCPWMGAWLCLMMQASHIPIDLNMLLEVKSRSKDKAGAKARQGTNQVKETVQEYIAGAETVTDDPVSRDYVVVRSRLMAAKLLGSLCRCICDPQLNAASQEIRPAESLGQLLLFHLNSKSALQRIAVALVLCEWAALQKDCQIVSAIVQPRLLAILSEQLYYDEIAIPFTRMQNECKQLIAFLSEAHIDLQDRLNCNVFTIDQANELLTTIFTESTTGLNVKTKQWQVLDSKRQQAQATVLETSNEWQQLHLRVHMFCACAVINLQVLPDKLNPLVRPLMEAIKREENTLIQGYAASFIAKLLQQCAGRSPCPNSKIIKNLCASVCVDSSVTPSSACPVPPMQENAKGSGLEKDCLHHMVNKTRGILTLYRHQRAAFAITSKRGPVPKSSKTPSTELPPGSIVGIDNDERKPFLIQRRGAEFSLTTISKHFGADLTRSLPYLWENTVGPLRTVVNESYVIDRQAQLERGDAASQELVNSLQVLEVMAGAMSHELKPLLLEHLPHLFTCLQHPYTAVRHMAARCVGVLSKISMLETMDAFLECVLPWLAAIDDCTKQEGAIEALACVMEQLDVDIIPYIVLLVVPVLGRMSDPSDSIRFMATQCFATLIRLLPLEAGIPDPPAMSADLIRQKARERHFLEQLLDGRKLENYNIPVPIKAELRKYQQDGVNWLSFLNKYKLHGILCDDMGLGKTLQSICILAGDHYLRAQEYAKTKAADCSPLPSLVVCPPTLTGHWVDEVGKFCAKEYLNPLHYTGPPTERMRLQHQVKRHNLVVASYDVVRNDIDFFKNIKFNYCILDEGHIIKNGKTKLSKAIKQVAANFRVILSGTPIQNNVLELWSLFDFLMPGFLGTERQFAARYGKPILASRDAKSSSREQEAGVLAMEALHRQVLPFLLRRMKEDVLQDLPPKIIQDYYCNLSPLQVQLYEDFAKSRAKASVDDSISVASAEEEEKPKLKATGHVFQALQYLRKLCNHPSLVLTPQHPEYKRVTEQLAGQNSNLRDIQHAPKLSALKQLLLDCGLGGGSSEGSTEVVVAQHRVLIFCQLKSMLDIVEHDLLKPKMPSVTYLRLDGSVQAGLRHAIVSRFNNDPSIDVLLLTTHVGGLGLNLTGADTVVFVEHDWNPMRDLQAMDRAHRIGQKRVVNVYRLITRGTLEEKIMGLQKFKMNIANTIISQENTSLQSMGTDQLLNLFTLDKDDKGEKGEHSTHGKASMKSVLDGLGELWDQQQYDTEYNLDSFMHSLQ, from the exons ATGGCTTTATCAAG ACTTGATCGGTTGTTCATCCTACTTGACACCGGGACTACTCCAGTAACCAGGAAAGCTGCCGCCCAGCAGCTTGGAGAAGTGGTTAAACTCCACCCACATGAGCTCAATAGTCTACTATCAAAG GTTTTGACCTATCTAAGGAGTCCCAACTGGGACACTCGTATTGCAGCAGGCCAAGCTGTAGAGgccattgtgaaaaatatttcaGAGTGGAATCCAGCCCCAAAGCCTAAAG AGTTGTCTGAAAATTTATCACCAGAGGACCCAGCTTGTGACAGACTGAGTTTCTACCACTTTGACATTTCCCGCCTACTCAAACATGGTGCATCTCTGCTGGGCTCTGCTGGGGCGGAGTTTGAATTACAGGATGACAAAATCG GTGAGATGGACCCCAAGGAACGTCTGGCCTGCCAGAGAAAGCTCCTTCAGAAGAAGTTGGGTCTTGACATAGGTGCAGCGATTGGCATGGACACGGAGGAGCTGTTTAATGATGAGGACCTAGACTATACGTGCCAGCCCAGTGGGCCAAGACCTCATGGAAGCAAAATCACAGCAGGATCCAGCTCCCGCAATCACATG GCTGCTGAATTGATCGACTCAGAATTCCGGCCAGGCATGAGCAATCGCCAGAAGAATAAGGCAAAGAGGCTTGCTAAGTTAGTTGCAAAACAAAGGTCTAGAGACATGGatacaaatgaaaaaag TAATGACAGTTTTGAAGGTGAGCCTGAAGAGAAACGACGAAAAACCACCAGTGTTGTTGTTGACCAACCAGCAACGGAGCACAAAGTTCTAATCAACAAAATTTCAAATAATGCCAGTCTATCGGAGGAG ACACAAGAGTGGCCCTTGGAAAGTTTTTGTGAAGAGCTCTGCAATGACCTCTTTAATCCTTCTTGGGAG ATCCGTCATGGTGCAGGCACTGGTCTTAGAGAAATCCTCAAGTCCCATGGTGCTGGAGGTGGCAAACTAGTGGGAAGCACTGCAGAGCAG ATGTTGCGACAGCACGAGGAATGGATAGAAGACCTTGTCATCCGTTTGCTATGCGTCTTCGCTCTAGACCGTTTTGGAGATTTTGTATCTGATGAg GTAGTGGCACCTGTCCGGGAGACTTGTGCTCAAACACTTGGTGTGGCCCTTCGCTACATGACTGAGACTGgtgtttccatgactgtagacgTTCTGCTGAAGCTGCTCAAAGAAGACCAATGGGAGGTCCGTCATGGAGGCCTGCTAGGAATCAAATATGCTCTTGCTGTCCGACAG GACCTGATCTCCGTTTTACTCCCACGCTTGCTCCCAGCCATCACTGTGGGCCTGCAGGACCTTGATGATGATGTCAGGGCGGTGGCAGCTGCAGCACTCATTCCCGTGGTTGAGGGCTTGGTACAGCTACTGCCAGATAAG gtgccATTCATCGTGAACACATTATGGGATGCTCTTTTGGATCTGGACGACCTCACTGCTTCCACCAATAGCATCATGACACTGCTTTCGTCTTTGCTCACCTACCCACAAGTTCAGCAGTGCAG TATGCAGCAGTCATTGACTGTGCTGGTCCCCCGGGTTTGGCCCTTCTTGAGACACACTATATCATCAGTTAGACGGGCGGCGCTGGAAACTCTATTCACACTGCTGTCGAAATCTGACCAG AAATGTACAGTGTGGATCAACCCCATCCTACAAGATATGCTTCGGCACATTTTCCAGTGCTGCATCCTGGAAAGTAATGAGGAAATACTGGAACTTATCCAAAAG GTGTGGATGGAGCTACTCACTCAGGCTCCCCAGCAGTATGTGGTAGCAGCCAGCTGTCCATGGATGGGCGCCTGGCTTTGTCTCATGATGCAAGCCTCGCACATTCCCATAGATCTCAACATGCTGCTTGAAGTAAAGTCACGCTCCAAG GATAAGGCTGGTGCAAAGGCACGTCAAGGGACCAACCAGGTAAAGGAAACAGTCCAAGAGTATATAGCAGGGGCAGAGACTGTGACAGATGACCCAGTATCAAGGGACTATGTGGTGGTCCGCTCTCGCCTCATGGCAGCCAA ATTGCTGGGGTCTCTGTGTAGGTGCATCTGTGACCCTCAGCTCAATGCTGCATCTCAGGAGATCCGTCCAGCCGAGTCTCTGGGCCAGTTGCTGCTTTTTCACCTCAATTCAAAGTCTGCACTTCAACGAATAGCTGTAGCTCTTGTGCTTTGTGAGTGGGCTGCTCTTCAAAag GATTGCCAGATTGTGTCTGCCATAGTGCAGCCTCGTTTGCTCGCCATTCTGTCAGAGCAGTTATATTACGACGAGATTGCCATCCCCTTCACGCGCATGCAGAATGAGTGCAAGCAGCTCATCGCCTTTCTTTCTGAGGCTCACATAGACCTTCAAGATCGCCTCAATTGTAATGTTTTCACCATTGATCAAGCCAATGAACTG TTAACCACCATCTTCACAGAATCAACAACAGGTTTGAATGTGAAGACAAAACAGTGGCAGGTATTGGACAGTAAACGGCAGCAGGCCCAAGCCACAGTACTGGAGACCAGCAATGAATGGCAGCAGTTGCATCTCCGCGTCCACATGTTCTGCGCCTGTGCAGTGATCAACCTGCAAGTGCTTCCTGACAAACTGAACCCACTGGTCCGGCCTCTGATGGAGGCCATCAAGCGGGAGGAGAACACTCTTATTCAGGGTTATGCTGCTTCTTTCATTGCCAAGTTGTTGCAGCAGTGTGCTGGACGCTCTCCATGTCCCAACTCCAAGATTATCAAAAACCTATGTGCCTCAGTCTGTGTGGACTCCTCAGTGACCCCCTCATCTGCTTGTCCTGTCCCCCCCATGCAAGAAAATGCTAAAG GCAGTGGTTTGGAGAAGGATTGCCTGCATCACATGGTTAACAAAACTCGAGGCATCCTCACTCTTTATCGTCACCAAAGGGCAGCGTTTGCAATCACCAGTAAAAGGGGTCCTGTCCCTAAATCCTCCAAGACGCCTTCCACGGAGCTTCCTCCAGGCAGCATCGTTGGCATAGACAATGATGAG AGAAAACCATTTCTTATTCAAAGGAGAGGGGCGGAATTCTCCCTAACAACCATTTCTAAGCACTTTGGTGCAGACCTCACCAGATCTCTTCCATACCTTTGGGAAAACACAGTGGGTCCCTTGAGGACTGTGGTGAATGAAAGTTATGTCATCG ATAGGCAGGCTCAGCTAGAGAGGGGTGATGCTGCATCTCAGGAACTGGTAAACTCTCTGCAAGTGTTGGAAGTCATGGCTGGAGCCATGTCCCATGAGCTCAAACCTTTG ctACTGGAGCATCTTCCTCATCTGTTTACCTGCCTGCAGCATCCATACACAGCAGTGCGTCACATGGCAGCACGGTGTGTGGGCGTACTTAGTAAGATATCCATGCTGGAGACAATGGATGCTTTTCTTGAGTGTGTACTGCCATGGTTAGCTGCAATTGATGACTGCACCAAACAGGAGGGAGCCATCGAGGCCTTGGCTT GTGTTATGGAACAGCTGGATGTGGATATCATACCCTACATTGTACTGCTGGTAGTGCCAGTATTGGGGCGTATGAGTGATCCCAGTGACAGCATCCGTTTCATGGCCACTCAGTGCTTCGCTACACTCATCCGCCTGTTGCCACTAGAG GCAGGAATACCGGACCCCCCTGCCATGTCTGCTGACCTGATCCGTCAGAAGGCCAGAGAGCGACATTTCTTAGAGCAACTGCTAGATGGAAGAAAGCTGGAGAATTACAACATCCCCGTGCCCATCAAGGCAGAGCTGAGGAAATACCAGCAG GACGGTGTGAACTGGTTGTCCTTCCTAAACAAGTACAAGCTGCATGGCATCTTATGTGATGACATGGGCCTCGGAAAGACTCTGCAGTCAATCTGCATTTTAGCAGGAGATCACTACCTCAG GGCTCAGGAGTATGCCAAAACAAAGGCAGCAGACTGCAGCCCACTGCCCTCTCTAGTGGTGTGCCCGCCCACACTTACTGGTCACTGGGTGgatgaggtgggcaagttctgTGCCAAAGAGTACCTCAACCCGCTGCACTACACTGGGCCGCCTACAGAGCGAATGCG ATTACAACATCAAGTGAAAAGACACAATCTTGTAGTTGCATCTTATGATGTTGTGCGAAATGACATTGACTTTTTTAA AAATATAAAATTCAATTACTGTATCCTTGATGAGGGTCATATcatcaaaaatgggaaaacaaaACTTTCCAAAGCCATTAAGCAAGTGGCTGCCAACTTCCGTGTCATCTTATCAGGAACTCCAATTCAG AATAACGTTCTGGAACTTTGGTCCCTCTTTGACTTCCTCATGCCGGGCTTCCTGGGGACAGAGCGTCAGTTTGCGGCACGTTACGGCAAACCTATCTTGGCCAGTCGTGATGCCAAAAGTTCATCACGGGAACAGGAGGCCG GTGTCCTGGCCATGGAGGCGCTGCATCGGCAGGTGCTGCCCTTTCTCTTGAGAAGAATGAAGGAGGATGTACTGCAAGACCTTCCTCCAAAAATAATTCAGGACTACTACTGCAATTTGAGTCCTCTGCAG GTTCAGCTCTATGAGGACTTTGCAAAGTCTCGCGCCAAAGCCAGTGTGGATGACAGCATCTCAGTTGCCTCtgctgaggaggaggaaaagccCAAACTGAAGGCCACAGGTCACGTCTTCCAG GCACTGCAGTACCTGCGGAAGCTATGCAACCACCCAAGCTTGGTGTTgaccccacaacatccagaGTACAAACGAGTAACTGAACAGCTTGCAGGCCAAAACTCCAATCTGCGGGACATTCAGCATGCTCCCAAACTGTCTGCGCTAAAACAG TTGCTCCTGGACTGCGGCCTCGGTGGAGGAAGCTCCGAGGGCAGCACCGAGGTGGTGGTGGCGCAGCATCGGGTGCTCATTTTCTGTCAACTAAAGAGCATGCTGGATATTGTGGAGCATGACCTGCTCAAACCCAAAATGCCCAGTGTCACCTACCTGAGGCTGGACGGCAGCGTGCAGGCCGGCCTGCGCCACGCCATTGTCTCGAG GTTTAACAATGACCCGTCCATCGATGTGCTGTTGTTGACCACACATGTTGGTGGTCTCGGTCTGAACCTAACTGGTGCAGACACGGTGGTATTTGTGGAACATGATTGGAACCCCATGAGGGACCTGCAGGCCATGGACCGTGCACATAGGATAGGCCAG AAACGCGTAGTGAACGTATACAGGCTCATCACTCGAGGCACCCTGGAGGAGAAGATCATGGGCCTGCAGAAGTTCAAGATGAACATCGCCAACACCATCATCAGCCAGGAGAACACCAGCCTGCAGAGCATGGGCACAGACCAACTCCTCAACCTCTTCACACTAGACAAG GACGACAAAGGTGAGAAGGGTGAACACTCGACCCATGGAAAGGCCTCCATGAAGTCTGTGCTGGATGGTCTGGGAGAATTGTGGGACCAGCAGCAGTATGACACGGAGTACAACCTGGACAGCTTCATGCACTCCCTGCAGTGA
- the btaf1 gene encoding TATA-binding protein-associated factor 172 isoform X3, protein MALSRLDRLFILLDTGTTPVTRKAAAQQLGEVVKLHPHELNSLLSKVLTYLRSPNWDTRIAAGQAVEAIVKNISEWNPAPKPKEDPACDRLSFYHFDISRLLKHGASLLGSAGAEFELQDDKIGEMDPKERLACQRKLLQKKLGLDIGAAIGMDTEELFNDEDLDYTCQPSGPRPHGSKITAGSSSRNHMPIQAAELIDSEFRPGMSNRQKNKAKRLAKLVAKQRSRDMDTNEKSNDSFEGEPEEKRRKTTSVVVDQPATEHKVLINKISNNASLSEETQEWPLESFCEELCNDLFNPSWEIRHGAGTGLREILKSHGAGGGKLVGSTAEQMLRQHEEWIEDLVIRLLCVFALDRFGDFVSDEVVAPVRETCAQTLGVALRYMTETGVSMTVDVLLKLLKEDQWEVRHGGLLGIKYALAVRQDLISVLLPRLLPAITVGLQDLDDDVRAVAAAALIPVVEGLVQLLPDKVPFIVNTLWDALLDLDDLTASTNSIMTLLSSLLTYPQVQQCSMQQSLTVLVPRVWPFLRHTISSVRRAALETLFTLLSKSDQKCTVWINPILQDMLRHIFQCCILESNEEILELIQKVWMELLTQAPQQYVVAASCPWMGAWLCLMMQASHIPIDLNMLLEVKSRSKDKAGAKARQGTNQVKETVQEYIAGAETVTDDPVSRDYVVVRSRLMAAKLLGSLCRCICDPQLNAASQEIRPAESLGQLLLFHLNSKSALQRIAVALVLCEWAALQKDCQIVSAIVQPRLLAILSEQLYYDEIAIPFTRMQNECKQLIAFLSEAHIDLQDRLNCNVFTIDQANELLTTIFTESTTGLNVKTKQWQVLDSKRQQAQATVLETSNEWQQLHLRVHMFCACAVINLQVLPDKLNPLVRPLMEAIKREENTLIQGYAASFIAKLLQQCAGRSPCPNSKIIKNLCASVCVDSSVTPSSACPVPPMQENAKGSGLEKDCLHHMVNKTRGILTLYRHQRAAFAITSKRGPVPKSSKTPSTELPPGSIVGIDNDERKPFLIQRRGAEFSLTTISKHFGADLTRSLPYLWENTVGPLRTVVNESYVIDRQAQLERGDAASQELVNSLQVLEVMAGAMSHELKPLLLEHLPHLFTCLQHPYTAVRHMAARCVGVLSKISMLETMDAFLECVLPWLAAIDDCTKQEGAIEALACVMEQLDVDIIPYIVLLVVPVLGRMSDPSDSIRFMATQCFATLIRLLPLEAGIPDPPAMSADLIRQKARERHFLEQLLDGRKLENYNIPVPIKAELRKYQQDGVNWLSFLNKYKLHGILCDDMGLGKTLQSICILAGDHYLRAQEYAKTKAADCSPLPSLVVCPPTLTGHWVDEVGKFCAKEYLNPLHYTGPPTERMRLQHQVKRHNLVVASYDVVRNDIDFFKNIKFNYCILDEGHIIKNGKTKLSKAIKQVAANFRVILSGTPIQNNVLELWSLFDFLMPGFLGTERQFAARYGKPILASRDAKSSSREQEAGVLAMEALHRQVLPFLLRRMKEDVLQDLPPKIIQDYYCNLSPLQVQLYEDFAKSRAKASVDDSISVASAEEEEKPKLKATGHVFQALQYLRKLCNHPSLVLTPQHPEYKRVTEQLAGQNSNLRDIQHAPKLSALKQLLLDCGLGGGSSEGSTEVVVAQHRVLIFCQLKSMLDIVEHDLLKPKMPSVTYLRLDGSVQAGLRHAIVSRFNNDPSIDVLLLTTHVGGLGLNLTGADTVVFVEHDWNPMRDLQAMDRAHRIGQKRVVNVYRLITRGTLEEKIMGLQKFKMNIANTIISQENTSLQSMGTDQLLNLFTLDKDDKGEKGEHSTHGKASMKSVLDGLGELWDQQQYDTEYNLDSFMHSLQ, encoded by the exons ATGGCTTTATCAAG ACTTGATCGGTTGTTCATCCTACTTGACACCGGGACTACTCCAGTAACCAGGAAAGCTGCCGCCCAGCAGCTTGGAGAAGTGGTTAAACTCCACCCACATGAGCTCAATAGTCTACTATCAAAG GTTTTGACCTATCTAAGGAGTCCCAACTGGGACACTCGTATTGCAGCAGGCCAAGCTGTAGAGgccattgtgaaaaatatttcaGAGTGGAATCCAGCCCCAAAGCCTAAAG AGGACCCAGCTTGTGACAGACTGAGTTTCTACCACTTTGACATTTCCCGCCTACTCAAACATGGTGCATCTCTGCTGGGCTCTGCTGGGGCGGAGTTTGAATTACAGGATGACAAAATCG GTGAGATGGACCCCAAGGAACGTCTGGCCTGCCAGAGAAAGCTCCTTCAGAAGAAGTTGGGTCTTGACATAGGTGCAGCGATTGGCATGGACACGGAGGAGCTGTTTAATGATGAGGACCTAGACTATACGTGCCAGCCCAGTGGGCCAAGACCTCATGGAAGCAAAATCACAGCAGGATCCAGCTCCCGCAATCACATG CCCATTCAGGCTGCTGAATTGATCGACTCAGAATTCCGGCCAGGCATGAGCAATCGCCAGAAGAATAAGGCAAAGAGGCTTGCTAAGTTAGTTGCAAAACAAAGGTCTAGAGACATGGatacaaatgaaaaaag TAATGACAGTTTTGAAGGTGAGCCTGAAGAGAAACGACGAAAAACCACCAGTGTTGTTGTTGACCAACCAGCAACGGAGCACAAAGTTCTAATCAACAAAATTTCAAATAATGCCAGTCTATCGGAGGAG ACACAAGAGTGGCCCTTGGAAAGTTTTTGTGAAGAGCTCTGCAATGACCTCTTTAATCCTTCTTGGGAG ATCCGTCATGGTGCAGGCACTGGTCTTAGAGAAATCCTCAAGTCCCATGGTGCTGGAGGTGGCAAACTAGTGGGAAGCACTGCAGAGCAG ATGTTGCGACAGCACGAGGAATGGATAGAAGACCTTGTCATCCGTTTGCTATGCGTCTTCGCTCTAGACCGTTTTGGAGATTTTGTATCTGATGAg GTAGTGGCACCTGTCCGGGAGACTTGTGCTCAAACACTTGGTGTGGCCCTTCGCTACATGACTGAGACTGgtgtttccatgactgtagacgTTCTGCTGAAGCTGCTCAAAGAAGACCAATGGGAGGTCCGTCATGGAGGCCTGCTAGGAATCAAATATGCTCTTGCTGTCCGACAG GACCTGATCTCCGTTTTACTCCCACGCTTGCTCCCAGCCATCACTGTGGGCCTGCAGGACCTTGATGATGATGTCAGGGCGGTGGCAGCTGCAGCACTCATTCCCGTGGTTGAGGGCTTGGTACAGCTACTGCCAGATAAG gtgccATTCATCGTGAACACATTATGGGATGCTCTTTTGGATCTGGACGACCTCACTGCTTCCACCAATAGCATCATGACACTGCTTTCGTCTTTGCTCACCTACCCACAAGTTCAGCAGTGCAG TATGCAGCAGTCATTGACTGTGCTGGTCCCCCGGGTTTGGCCCTTCTTGAGACACACTATATCATCAGTTAGACGGGCGGCGCTGGAAACTCTATTCACACTGCTGTCGAAATCTGACCAG AAATGTACAGTGTGGATCAACCCCATCCTACAAGATATGCTTCGGCACATTTTCCAGTGCTGCATCCTGGAAAGTAATGAGGAAATACTGGAACTTATCCAAAAG GTGTGGATGGAGCTACTCACTCAGGCTCCCCAGCAGTATGTGGTAGCAGCCAGCTGTCCATGGATGGGCGCCTGGCTTTGTCTCATGATGCAAGCCTCGCACATTCCCATAGATCTCAACATGCTGCTTGAAGTAAAGTCACGCTCCAAG GATAAGGCTGGTGCAAAGGCACGTCAAGGGACCAACCAGGTAAAGGAAACAGTCCAAGAGTATATAGCAGGGGCAGAGACTGTGACAGATGACCCAGTATCAAGGGACTATGTGGTGGTCCGCTCTCGCCTCATGGCAGCCAA ATTGCTGGGGTCTCTGTGTAGGTGCATCTGTGACCCTCAGCTCAATGCTGCATCTCAGGAGATCCGTCCAGCCGAGTCTCTGGGCCAGTTGCTGCTTTTTCACCTCAATTCAAAGTCTGCACTTCAACGAATAGCTGTAGCTCTTGTGCTTTGTGAGTGGGCTGCTCTTCAAAag GATTGCCAGATTGTGTCTGCCATAGTGCAGCCTCGTTTGCTCGCCATTCTGTCAGAGCAGTTATATTACGACGAGATTGCCATCCCCTTCACGCGCATGCAGAATGAGTGCAAGCAGCTCATCGCCTTTCTTTCTGAGGCTCACATAGACCTTCAAGATCGCCTCAATTGTAATGTTTTCACCATTGATCAAGCCAATGAACTG TTAACCACCATCTTCACAGAATCAACAACAGGTTTGAATGTGAAGACAAAACAGTGGCAGGTATTGGACAGTAAACGGCAGCAGGCCCAAGCCACAGTACTGGAGACCAGCAATGAATGGCAGCAGTTGCATCTCCGCGTCCACATGTTCTGCGCCTGTGCAGTGATCAACCTGCAAGTGCTTCCTGACAAACTGAACCCACTGGTCCGGCCTCTGATGGAGGCCATCAAGCGGGAGGAGAACACTCTTATTCAGGGTTATGCTGCTTCTTTCATTGCCAAGTTGTTGCAGCAGTGTGCTGGACGCTCTCCATGTCCCAACTCCAAGATTATCAAAAACCTATGTGCCTCAGTCTGTGTGGACTCCTCAGTGACCCCCTCATCTGCTTGTCCTGTCCCCCCCATGCAAGAAAATGCTAAAG GCAGTGGTTTGGAGAAGGATTGCCTGCATCACATGGTTAACAAAACTCGAGGCATCCTCACTCTTTATCGTCACCAAAGGGCAGCGTTTGCAATCACCAGTAAAAGGGGTCCTGTCCCTAAATCCTCCAAGACGCCTTCCACGGAGCTTCCTCCAGGCAGCATCGTTGGCATAGACAATGATGAG AGAAAACCATTTCTTATTCAAAGGAGAGGGGCGGAATTCTCCCTAACAACCATTTCTAAGCACTTTGGTGCAGACCTCACCAGATCTCTTCCATACCTTTGGGAAAACACAGTGGGTCCCTTGAGGACTGTGGTGAATGAAAGTTATGTCATCG ATAGGCAGGCTCAGCTAGAGAGGGGTGATGCTGCATCTCAGGAACTGGTAAACTCTCTGCAAGTGTTGGAAGTCATGGCTGGAGCCATGTCCCATGAGCTCAAACCTTTG ctACTGGAGCATCTTCCTCATCTGTTTACCTGCCTGCAGCATCCATACACAGCAGTGCGTCACATGGCAGCACGGTGTGTGGGCGTACTTAGTAAGATATCCATGCTGGAGACAATGGATGCTTTTCTTGAGTGTGTACTGCCATGGTTAGCTGCAATTGATGACTGCACCAAACAGGAGGGAGCCATCGAGGCCTTGGCTT GTGTTATGGAACAGCTGGATGTGGATATCATACCCTACATTGTACTGCTGGTAGTGCCAGTATTGGGGCGTATGAGTGATCCCAGTGACAGCATCCGTTTCATGGCCACTCAGTGCTTCGCTACACTCATCCGCCTGTTGCCACTAGAG GCAGGAATACCGGACCCCCCTGCCATGTCTGCTGACCTGATCCGTCAGAAGGCCAGAGAGCGACATTTCTTAGAGCAACTGCTAGATGGAAGAAAGCTGGAGAATTACAACATCCCCGTGCCCATCAAGGCAGAGCTGAGGAAATACCAGCAG GACGGTGTGAACTGGTTGTCCTTCCTAAACAAGTACAAGCTGCATGGCATCTTATGTGATGACATGGGCCTCGGAAAGACTCTGCAGTCAATCTGCATTTTAGCAGGAGATCACTACCTCAG GGCTCAGGAGTATGCCAAAACAAAGGCAGCAGACTGCAGCCCACTGCCCTCTCTAGTGGTGTGCCCGCCCACACTTACTGGTCACTGGGTGgatgaggtgggcaagttctgTGCCAAAGAGTACCTCAACCCGCTGCACTACACTGGGCCGCCTACAGAGCGAATGCG ATTACAACATCAAGTGAAAAGACACAATCTTGTAGTTGCATCTTATGATGTTGTGCGAAATGACATTGACTTTTTTAA AAATATAAAATTCAATTACTGTATCCTTGATGAGGGTCATATcatcaaaaatgggaaaacaaaACTTTCCAAAGCCATTAAGCAAGTGGCTGCCAACTTCCGTGTCATCTTATCAGGAACTCCAATTCAG AATAACGTTCTGGAACTTTGGTCCCTCTTTGACTTCCTCATGCCGGGCTTCCTGGGGACAGAGCGTCAGTTTGCGGCACGTTACGGCAAACCTATCTTGGCCAGTCGTGATGCCAAAAGTTCATCACGGGAACAGGAGGCCG GTGTCCTGGCCATGGAGGCGCTGCATCGGCAGGTGCTGCCCTTTCTCTTGAGAAGAATGAAGGAGGATGTACTGCAAGACCTTCCTCCAAAAATAATTCAGGACTACTACTGCAATTTGAGTCCTCTGCAG GTTCAGCTCTATGAGGACTTTGCAAAGTCTCGCGCCAAAGCCAGTGTGGATGACAGCATCTCAGTTGCCTCtgctgaggaggaggaaaagccCAAACTGAAGGCCACAGGTCACGTCTTCCAG GCACTGCAGTACCTGCGGAAGCTATGCAACCACCCAAGCTTGGTGTTgaccccacaacatccagaGTACAAACGAGTAACTGAACAGCTTGCAGGCCAAAACTCCAATCTGCGGGACATTCAGCATGCTCCCAAACTGTCTGCGCTAAAACAG TTGCTCCTGGACTGCGGCCTCGGTGGAGGAAGCTCCGAGGGCAGCACCGAGGTGGTGGTGGCGCAGCATCGGGTGCTCATTTTCTGTCAACTAAAGAGCATGCTGGATATTGTGGAGCATGACCTGCTCAAACCCAAAATGCCCAGTGTCACCTACCTGAGGCTGGACGGCAGCGTGCAGGCCGGCCTGCGCCACGCCATTGTCTCGAG GTTTAACAATGACCCGTCCATCGATGTGCTGTTGTTGACCACACATGTTGGTGGTCTCGGTCTGAACCTAACTGGTGCAGACACGGTGGTATTTGTGGAACATGATTGGAACCCCATGAGGGACCTGCAGGCCATGGACCGTGCACATAGGATAGGCCAG AAACGCGTAGTGAACGTATACAGGCTCATCACTCGAGGCACCCTGGAGGAGAAGATCATGGGCCTGCAGAAGTTCAAGATGAACATCGCCAACACCATCATCAGCCAGGAGAACACCAGCCTGCAGAGCATGGGCACAGACCAACTCCTCAACCTCTTCACACTAGACAAG GACGACAAAGGTGAGAAGGGTGAACACTCGACCCATGGAAAGGCCTCCATGAAGTCTGTGCTGGATGGTCTGGGAGAATTGTGGGACCAGCAGCAGTATGACACGGAGTACAACCTGGACAGCTTCATGCACTCCCTGCAGTGA